One Sus scrofa isolate TJ Tabasco breed Duroc chromosome 1, Sscrofa11.1, whole genome shotgun sequence DNA segment encodes these proteins:
- the CNIH1 gene encoding protein cornichon homolog encodes MAFTFAAFCYMLALLLTAALIFFAIWHIIAFDELKTDYKNPIDQCNTLNPLVLPEYLIHAFFCVMFLCAAEWLTLGLNMPLLAYHIWRYMSRPVMSGPGLYDPTTIMNADILAYCQKEGWCKLAFYLLAFFYYLYGMIYVLVSS; translated from the exons ATGGCGTTCACGTTCGCGGCCTTCTGTTACATGCTGGCGCTGCTGCTTACTGCAGCGCTCATCTTCTTCGCCATTTGGCAC attatagCATTTGATGAGCTGAAGACTGATTACAAGAATCCTATAGACCAGTGTAATACCCTGAATCCT cttGTCCTTCCAGAGTACCTCATCCATGCTTTCTTCTGTGTCATGTTTCTTTGTGCTGCAGAGTGGCTTACCTTGGGTCTCAATATGCCCCTCTTGGCATATCATATTTGGAG GTATATGAGTAGACCAGTGATGAGTGGACCAGGACTCTATGACCCTACAACCATCATGAATGCAGATATTCTAGCTTATTGTCAGAAAGAAGGATGGTGCAAATTAGCTTTTTATCTTCTAGCATTTTTTTACTACCTATATgg caTGATCTATGTTTTGGTGAGCTCTTAG